From a single Oreochromis niloticus isolate F11D_XX linkage group LG3, O_niloticus_UMD_NMBU, whole genome shotgun sequence genomic region:
- the LOC102081849 gene encoding zinc finger BED domain-containing protein 1 isoform X1, protein MAHFIDNDWTMQLFALTVSKTEERHYAEACADHILSVANEWEIKDKVTTLGTDSARNMVAAARLLPFEHMPCMAHILQRTVTVSLNDSAFERALAKCRKIVGHFKHSPANAQELKAQQAAHGHQTEPLVQDVPTRWNSTLEMIKRIQRNKSGLTTILTQPNSKVTMLTDQELDRLQKLEELLEPCRYVTELLGGERYVSCSMVLPALCHLFRIMEPSDDDPVYVLRFKKVFTTDLAQQRDSSNLTWLKIATALDPRFKDLKCLSKDERREVWASVHDLLMAETDAHQPSAQTTEEPSPKKSKMSISLLSSPDSDTEEEEDAIDCCLNLYKAEPKIDIGECPLQWWLKGEGAHARLAPIARKYLSTPATTVPCERLFSLSGHIIQKKRASLSSDNVNRIVCLSNRLSAKKD, encoded by the exons ATGGCGCATTTTATTGATAACGACTGGACTATGCAATTGTTTGCACTAACAGTGAGTAAAACTGAAGAGAGACACTATGCTGAGGCGTGTGCTGACCATATTCTGAGTGTTGCAAACGAATGGGAAATCAAGGACAAGGTAACCACGCTTGGCACCGACAGTGCTCGTAACATGGTTGCAGCCGCCAGACTACTTCCATTTGAACACATGCCCTGCATGGCCCACATTCTGCAAAGAACGGTCACAGTTTCTCTTAATGACAGCGCATTTGAAAGGGCTCTGGCCAAATGTCGCAAGATTGTTGGACATTTTAAGCATAGTCCAGCAAACGCTCAGGAATTAAAGGCACAGCAAGCTGCACATGGACATCAAACAGAACCGCTTGTTCAGGACGTTCCAACAAGATGGAACTCCACCCTAGAGATGATCAAGCGGATCCAGAGAAACAAATCTGGGCTGACCACCATCCTGACTCAGCCAAACAGCAAGGTGACCATGTTGACTGACCAGGAGCTTGACAGACTGCAAAAGCTGGAGGAACTACTTGAACCTTGCAG ATATGTTACCGAACTGCTGGGGGGAGAGCGGTATGTCTCCTGTTCCATGGTGTTGCCAGCCTTGTGTCATTTGTTCAGGATTATGGAGCCCTCAGATGATGACCCAGTCTACGTTTTGAGGTTTAAGAAGGTTTTTACCACAGACCTAGCTCAGCAGAGGGACAGCAGCAATCTCACATGGCTGAAGATTGCTACTGCCCTTGATCCCAGGTTTAAAGACCTTAAGTGCCTTTCCAAAGATGAAAGAAGAGAGGTGTGGGCATCAGTACATGACCTTCTTATGGCAGAGACGGATGCACACCAACCATCTGCTCAGACAACAGAGGAACCATCACCAAAGAAGAGCAAGATGTCCATCTCCTTGCTGAGTTCTCCTGATTCAGatacagaggaagaggaagatgcTATAGACTGCTGTCTGAATCTGTACAAAGCAGAGCCCAAAATTGACATAGGAGAGTGTCCACTACAGTGGTGGTTAAAGGGAGAAGGCGCACATGCCAGGCTGGCACCTATTGCACGCAAGTACCTGTCAACCCCAGCAACCACAGTGCCTTGTGAGAGATTATTCTCACTCTCAGGTCACATCATTCAAAAGAAGCGTGCTTCTTTGTCATCAGACAATGTAAACAGAATAGTCTGCCTCAGTAACCGGCTGAGTGCAAAGAAGGACTAA
- the LOC102081849 gene encoding zinc finger BED domain-containing protein 1 isoform X2, producing the protein MSKTEERHYAEACADHILSVANEWEIKDKVTTLGTDSARNMVAAARLLPFEHMPCMAHILQRTVTVSLNDSAFERALAKCRKIVGHFKHSPANAQELKAQQAAHGHQTEPLVQDVPTRWNSTLEMIKRIQRNKSGLTTILTQPNSKVTMLTDQELDRLQKLEELLEPCRYVTELLGGERYVSCSMVLPALCHLFRIMEPSDDDPVYVLRFKKVFTTDLAQQRDSSNLTWLKIATALDPRFKDLKCLSKDERREVWASVHDLLMAETDAHQPSAQTTEEPSPKKSKMSISLLSSPDSDTEEEEDAIDCCLNLYKAEPKIDIGECPLQWWLKGEGAHARLAPIARKYLSTPATTVPCERLFSLSGHIIQKKRASLSSDNVNRIVCLSNRLSAKKD; encoded by the exons A TGAGTAAAACTGAAGAGAGACACTATGCTGAGGCGTGTGCTGACCATATTCTGAGTGTTGCAAACGAATGGGAAATCAAGGACAAGGTAACCACGCTTGGCACCGACAGTGCTCGTAACATGGTTGCAGCCGCCAGACTACTTCCATTTGAACACATGCCCTGCATGGCCCACATTCTGCAAAGAACGGTCACAGTTTCTCTTAATGACAGCGCATTTGAAAGGGCTCTGGCCAAATGTCGCAAGATTGTTGGACATTTTAAGCATAGTCCAGCAAACGCTCAGGAATTAAAGGCACAGCAAGCTGCACATGGACATCAAACAGAACCGCTTGTTCAGGACGTTCCAACAAGATGGAACTCCACCCTAGAGATGATCAAGCGGATCCAGAGAAACAAATCTGGGCTGACCACCATCCTGACTCAGCCAAACAGCAAGGTGACCATGTTGACTGACCAGGAGCTTGACAGACTGCAAAAGCTGGAGGAACTACTTGAACCTTGCAG ATATGTTACCGAACTGCTGGGGGGAGAGCGGTATGTCTCCTGTTCCATGGTGTTGCCAGCCTTGTGTCATTTGTTCAGGATTATGGAGCCCTCAGATGATGACCCAGTCTACGTTTTGAGGTTTAAGAAGGTTTTTACCACAGACCTAGCTCAGCAGAGGGACAGCAGCAATCTCACATGGCTGAAGATTGCTACTGCCCTTGATCCCAGGTTTAAAGACCTTAAGTGCCTTTCCAAAGATGAAAGAAGAGAGGTGTGGGCATCAGTACATGACCTTCTTATGGCAGAGACGGATGCACACCAACCATCTGCTCAGACAACAGAGGAACCATCACCAAAGAAGAGCAAGATGTCCATCTCCTTGCTGAGTTCTCCTGATTCAGatacagaggaagaggaagatgcTATAGACTGCTGTCTGAATCTGTACAAAGCAGAGCCCAAAATTGACATAGGAGAGTGTCCACTACAGTGGTGGTTAAAGGGAGAAGGCGCACATGCCAGGCTGGCACCTATTGCACGCAAGTACCTGTCAACCCCAGCAACCACAGTGCCTTGTGAGAGATTATTCTCACTCTCAGGTCACATCATTCAAAAGAAGCGTGCTTCTTTGTCATCAGACAATGTAAACAGAATAGTCTGCCTCAGTAACCGGCTGAGTGCAAAGAAGGACTAA